A stretch of Pelagicoccus enzymogenes DNA encodes these proteins:
- the ftsH gene encoding ATP-dependent zinc metalloprotease FtsH produces MPDKNSSNRRGPMKGGPERFQPKVIIFWVVLIALMLIIWQNSTDTGEVETLPVTKVIEMTEQGRVLAGKIAPMPNGGMDWYEIRGTVASPTTNELGDEVIANKGFVANGRLSEANYEILQSSGVFKETSPNTFLPQLLAGIIPFLLVIGLLYFLFVRQLRMAGKGALSFGKSKAKLLTRDKDKITFANVAGCDEAKEEVSEVIDFLKDPKRFQRMGGKIPKGILMVGPPGTGKTLLAKAVAGEADVPFFSISGSDFVEMFVGVGASRVRDMFEQGRKSAPCLIFVDEIDAVGRQRGAGLGGGNDEREQTLNSLLVEMDGFDTTEGVIIIAATNRADVLDRALLRPGRFDRQVEVGLPDLKGREEILKVHAKKIRLSEEVDLSAIARVTPGFAGADLANLLNEGALMAARKGKDKVENIDMDEARDKISFGRERRRVVDEDDLRSTAYHEAGHAMVRVLLKDKDVRLHKVTILPRGGTLGMAMMAPTKDSLGMSKKQLEDYIAVCMAGRLAEEIITGDYSTGAVADISQATKSARDMVCRYGMSKLGPISFGENQDQVFLGRDINRTQDHSESTAKAIDEAVSEIIHEQFERARGMIEERKDALVTIAEALLKYETIDGKHVEEILEHGDIRSEVVSSKTELDEKREAEKKANEQAVKKKAKEDVTPPAVDGTPSIA; encoded by the coding sequence ATGCCCGATAAAAATAGTTCCAACCGACGCGGCCCCATGAAAGGCGGGCCCGAGCGTTTCCAACCTAAGGTAATCATATTCTGGGTGGTCCTCATCGCACTGATGCTGATCATCTGGCAGAACTCCACCGACACCGGCGAAGTCGAAACCCTGCCGGTCACCAAAGTGATCGAAATGACCGAGCAAGGACGCGTCCTTGCCGGCAAGATCGCCCCCATGCCCAATGGCGGCATGGATTGGTATGAGATCAGGGGCACGGTTGCATCCCCTACGACCAACGAGTTGGGGGACGAGGTGATCGCCAACAAGGGATTCGTGGCCAACGGGCGTCTCTCGGAGGCAAATTACGAGATCTTGCAGTCGAGCGGCGTTTTTAAGGAAACCAGCCCCAACACCTTCCTTCCGCAGCTGTTGGCCGGCATCATTCCCTTCCTGCTAGTGATCGGTTTGCTTTACTTCCTCTTCGTTCGCCAGCTCCGTATGGCGGGCAAGGGAGCTCTAAGCTTCGGCAAGAGCAAGGCCAAGTTGCTCACTCGCGACAAAGACAAGATCACATTCGCCAACGTAGCGGGCTGTGACGAGGCGAAGGAAGAGGTGAGCGAGGTCATAGATTTCCTCAAGGATCCCAAGCGCTTCCAACGCATGGGCGGCAAGATTCCCAAGGGCATCTTGATGGTGGGTCCTCCAGGTACGGGCAAAACCTTGTTAGCGAAGGCAGTTGCGGGCGAAGCGGACGTTCCGTTTTTCTCCATCAGCGGCTCCGATTTCGTGGAGATGTTCGTCGGCGTAGGTGCCAGCCGCGTGCGCGATATGTTCGAGCAAGGTCGCAAGAGCGCCCCTTGTTTGATCTTCGTGGACGAAATCGACGCGGTCGGTCGCCAGCGTGGCGCGGGACTAGGTGGCGGCAATGACGAACGCGAGCAGACGCTGAACTCGCTGCTCGTGGAAATGGATGGCTTCGACACCACGGAGGGCGTGATCATCATCGCTGCGACAAACCGTGCCGATGTGCTCGACCGAGCGTTGTTGCGTCCGGGACGCTTTGACCGTCAGGTGGAAGTGGGGCTGCCGGACCTGAAGGGACGCGAAGAGATTCTCAAGGTGCACGCCAAGAAGATTCGTCTCAGCGAAGAGGTCGATTTGTCTGCGATCGCTCGCGTTACTCCCGGCTTCGCGGGCGCTGACCTTGCCAACTTGCTCAACGAAGGCGCTTTGATGGCGGCTCGCAAGGGCAAGGATAAGGTCGAGAATATCGACATGGACGAGGCTCGCGACAAGATTTCCTTCGGCCGCGAACGGCGACGCGTGGTGGACGAGGATGACTTGCGCTCGACCGCTTATCATGAGGCCGGACACGCGATGGTTCGCGTCCTCTTGAAGGACAAGGACGTTCGCTTGCACAAGGTTACCATCCTCCCGCGCGGGGGCACGCTCGGTATGGCTATGATGGCTCCCACTAAGGATAGCCTGGGCATGTCCAAAAAGCAGCTGGAAGACTACATCGCGGTCTGCATGGCCGGCCGTCTTGCGGAAGAGATTATTACTGGCGATTACAGCACTGGAGCTGTAGCGGACATTTCTCAAGCGACCAAGTCCGCTCGCGACATGGTCTGCCGGTACGGCATGAGCAAGCTCGGCCCGATATCTTTTGGCGAAAACCAAGATCAGGTTTTCCTAGGTCGAGACATCAACCGCACTCAAGACCACAGCGAAAGCACAGCGAAGGCAATCGACGAAGCTGTCAGCGAAATTATCCACGAGCAATTCGAACGGGCTCGCGGGATGATCGAAGAACGCAAGGATGCTTTGGTGACGATCGCGGAGGCCTTGCTCAAGTACGAGACGATCGATGGTAAACACGTGGAAGAGATCTTGGAGCATGGTGACATCCGTTCCGAGGTGGTCTCTTCCAAGACGGAACTGGATGAGAAGCGGGAAGCTGAGAAAAAGGCCAACGAGCAAGCCGTTAAGAAAAAGGCTAAGGAGGACGTCACTCCGCCGGCCGTAGACGGCACACCATCGATCGCTTAG
- a CDS encoding PLP-dependent aminotransferase family protein: MSLNFSKLGLRQKESDIARLMTVALQRPDLLSLAAGFTDNQTLPLAELTAMAVELEKEGDRSVLQYGANQGNPRLRQLMSERLQRQDSAMETYTVDRSFVTNGSQQALYLAVQSLCDAGDIVLVEQPTYFVFLEMLRGLGVEAISMPTTSSGEIDTDGLERLLDEFSSSGDIDRLKAVYMISYYANPSGRSVSRASKSAVLGLLQRYDGRIALLEDAAYRELYYSEPHDSESAIALLDECGAVPVLYSTTLTKPFATGLKVGFGYCTHDDWLARMMAIKGQQDFGTANYNQALLAKSLETGLFDRHLAVLRSSYQGKMQALSSRLETSLVDMGWSWSRPDGGLYLWLTAPEGVQTGFDSAFHESAIEAGVMYVPGELCHAEGKPRNRVRLSFGVLGTSELREAACRFCAAAQRFTPTRIS, translated from the coding sequence ATGTCACTGAATTTCTCCAAACTCGGCTTGCGTCAAAAAGAGTCGGATATTGCTCGCTTGATGACCGTTGCTTTGCAACGCCCCGACTTGCTCAGCCTCGCCGCAGGTTTCACGGACAACCAGACTTTGCCCCTGGCAGAACTCACTGCCATGGCGGTGGAGTTGGAGAAAGAAGGAGATCGCTCTGTCTTGCAGTATGGAGCGAACCAGGGAAATCCGAGGCTCCGTCAACTCATGTCCGAGAGGTTGCAGCGACAAGATTCTGCGATGGAAACCTATACGGTCGATCGGTCGTTTGTGACCAACGGCTCACAGCAAGCTCTCTACCTTGCGGTGCAGAGTCTCTGCGACGCCGGTGACATCGTGCTTGTCGAGCAGCCTACTTATTTCGTTTTCCTCGAGATGCTGCGAGGCCTGGGCGTGGAAGCGATTTCGATGCCGACCACGAGTAGTGGAGAAATCGATACGGATGGGCTTGAAAGGCTCTTGGATGAGTTCTCGAGTTCTGGCGATATCGACCGCCTGAAAGCGGTTTACATGATCAGCTACTACGCGAATCCGAGTGGGCGGAGCGTTTCGAGAGCGAGCAAAAGTGCGGTATTGGGGCTTTTGCAGCGCTACGACGGGAGGATTGCGCTTCTTGAGGATGCCGCCTACCGGGAGCTTTACTACAGCGAGCCTCACGACTCTGAAAGCGCGATCGCTCTACTCGATGAATGCGGAGCGGTACCGGTTCTTTATTCGACTACCTTGACCAAGCCCTTCGCGACCGGACTAAAGGTTGGCTTTGGCTACTGCACGCACGACGACTGGCTTGCTCGCATGATGGCGATCAAGGGGCAGCAGGACTTCGGGACGGCGAACTACAATCAAGCGTTGCTAGCCAAGTCGCTTGAGACGGGACTGTTTGATCGTCACTTGGCAGTTCTGAGGTCGTCTTACCAGGGAAAGATGCAGGCGTTGAGCTCTCGCTTGGAAACCTCGCTTGTGGATATGGGCTGGAGCTGGTCCCGACCTGATGGAGGGCTTTATCTTTGGCTTACGGCTCCGGAGGGAGTGCAGACCGGATTCGACTCAGCTTTCCACGAGTCTGCGATAGAGGCGGGAGTCATGTACGTGCCCGGAGAGCTATGCCATGCGGAGGGGAAGCCGCGGAATCGCGTGAGGCTCAGTTTTGGGGTGCTTGGAACTTCGGAGCTTCGCGAGGCGGCCTGCCGCTTTTGCGCGGCAGCCCAACGCTTTACGCCTACGAGAATTTCCTGA
- the cysD gene encoding sulfate adenylyltransferase subunit CysD — MQDYSVTHLKQLESEAIYILRETAAQFERPVLMFSGGKDSIVMTHLAAKAFWPAKIPFPLLHVDTGHNFPETIQYRDDLVEGLGASLVVASVEKAIAEGRVVEEKGPNASRNMLQIQTLLDALEEGQYDAAMGGARRDEEKARAKERFFSHRDEFGQWDPKNQRPELWNLFNGRMAHGEHFRVFPLSNWTEMDVWQYMKAENIELPSLYYSHEREVVVRNGTILAVSEFVQPRDGETVEKKRIRFRTMGDATITGAVESDADTMDKIIEEVAAARQTERGNRADDKRSESAMEDRKKAGYF; from the coding sequence ATGCAAGATTACTCAGTAACGCATTTGAAGCAGCTCGAGAGCGAAGCGATCTACATCCTCCGCGAAACGGCTGCCCAGTTCGAGCGTCCCGTGCTCATGTTCTCCGGCGGCAAGGACTCCATCGTGATGACGCATCTTGCGGCCAAGGCCTTCTGGCCCGCGAAGATCCCGTTTCCCCTGCTGCACGTGGATACCGGGCACAACTTCCCGGAGACCATCCAGTACCGCGACGATCTCGTGGAAGGGCTGGGAGCCAGTCTGGTGGTCGCTTCCGTGGAGAAGGCGATCGCGGAAGGGCGCGTCGTGGAGGAGAAGGGGCCCAACGCGTCCCGCAACATGCTGCAGATCCAGACCTTGCTCGACGCCCTCGAGGAGGGGCAGTACGACGCCGCCATGGGCGGCGCCCGCCGCGACGAGGAGAAGGCCCGCGCCAAGGAGCGCTTCTTCTCGCATCGCGACGAGTTCGGGCAGTGGGATCCCAAGAACCAGCGGCCCGAGCTGTGGAACCTTTTCAACGGCCGCATGGCCCACGGCGAGCACTTCCGCGTCTTCCCCCTCTCCAACTGGACGGAGATGGACGTCTGGCAGTACATGAAGGCCGAGAACATCGAGCTGCCGAGCCTCTACTACTCTCACGAGCGTGAGGTCGTGGTGCGCAACGGCACCATCCTGGCCGTGTCCGAGTTCGTCCAGCCGCGCGACGGCGAGACGGTGGAGAAGAAGCGGATTCGCTTCCGCACCATGGGGGATGCTACCATCACCGGCGCGGTTGAATCCGACGCCGACACGATGGACAAGATCATCGAGGAAGTGGCCGCCGCCCGCCAGACCGAGCGCGGCAACCGCGCCGACGACAAGCGAAGCGAAAGCGCCATGGAAGACCGCAAGAAGGCCGGCTACTTTTGA
- a CDS encoding sulfate adenylyltransferase subunit 1 — MSTENSSSEKGYLDMDLLRFTTAGSVDDGKSTLIGRLMYDSKAIFEDQLESIERTSKQRGDEHVNLALLTDGLRSEREQGITIDVAYRYFATPRRKFIIADTPGHIQYTRNMVTGASTANLAIILVDARKGVIEQTCRHSFIANLLRIQHVVIAVNKMDLVDWSEDTFNKIKADFQKFASRLDNIVEVSFIPISALKGDNVVDKSQNMDWYKGPTLLYHLETLYVGPDANHVDSRLPVQWVIRPHSDEFHDFRGYAGRVAGGVFKPGDSVVVYPSGFEAKVKALHTADGELPEAFSPLSISMTLDREIDISRGDMIAKPNNPPTVGQDIDAMICWFSDKPLNPRGKFIIRHCAKEAKALVREVKYKVDINTLHKIEGDNEFQLNDIGRITIRTASPLCYDSYKRNRVTGSFILVDAFTNETVAAGMIR; from the coding sequence ATGAGCACAGAAAACAGCTCTTCGGAAAAAGGCTACCTCGACATGGACTTGCTCCGCTTCACGACCGCAGGTTCGGTCGACGACGGAAAGTCCACCTTGATCGGGCGCCTGATGTACGACTCCAAGGCGATCTTCGAGGACCAGCTCGAGTCGATCGAAAGAACCAGCAAGCAGCGCGGCGACGAGCACGTGAACCTCGCCTTGCTCACGGACGGGCTTCGCTCCGAGCGCGAGCAGGGGATTACGATCGACGTGGCCTACCGCTACTTCGCCACCCCGCGCCGCAAGTTCATCATCGCGGACACGCCGGGCCATATCCAGTACACCAGAAACATGGTGACCGGCGCTTCCACCGCGAACCTCGCCATCATCCTGGTCGACGCCCGCAAGGGGGTTATAGAGCAGACCTGCCGCCACAGCTTCATCGCCAACCTGCTGCGCATCCAGCACGTGGTGATCGCGGTCAACAAGATGGACCTGGTGGACTGGTCGGAGGATACCTTCAACAAGATCAAGGCCGACTTCCAGAAGTTCGCGTCTCGCCTGGACAACATCGTGGAGGTTTCCTTCATTCCCATCAGCGCCCTTAAGGGCGACAACGTGGTGGACAAGTCCCAGAACATGGACTGGTACAAGGGGCCGACGCTGCTCTACCATCTCGAGACGCTTTACGTCGGGCCGGACGCGAACCACGTCGACTCCCGCTTGCCGGTCCAGTGGGTGATTCGTCCGCACAGCGACGAGTTCCACGACTTCCGCGGCTACGCGGGCCGTGTCGCTGGCGGCGTTTTCAAGCCGGGCGACAGCGTGGTAGTGTATCCTTCCGGCTTCGAGGCCAAGGTGAAGGCGCTGCATACCGCAGACGGAGAGCTGCCGGAAGCGTTTTCCCCGCTAAGCATCTCCATGACGCTTGACCGCGAGATCGACATCAGCCGGGGCGACATGATCGCCAAGCCGAACAACCCGCCGACGGTCGGGCAGGACATCGACGCCATGATCTGCTGGTTCTCGGACAAGCCGCTCAACCCGCGCGGAAAGTTTATCATCCGCCACTGCGCCAAGGAAGCTAAGGCGCTCGTGCGCGAGGTGAAGTACAAGGTGGACATCAACACCTTGCACAAGATCGAAGGCGACAACGAGTTCCAGCTCAACGACATCGGGCGCATCACGATCAGAACCGCCTCTCCGCTCTGCTACGACAGCTACAAGCGCAACCGCGTCACCGGTTCCTTCATCCTCGTCGACGCGTTCACCAACGAGACGGTCGCTGCGGGAATGATCCGCTAG
- a CDS encoding glucose-1-phosphate adenylyltransferase — MQKKAIAVIMGGGRGSRLYPLTKERCKPAVPLAGKYRLVDIPISNCLNSGINNIYLLTQFNTASLHRHIQETYRFDPFGGGTVDILSAEQTEKGDNWYQGTADAVRQNIHHFTNSEYDYVVILSGDQLYRMDYDKIIAEHIKNDAEVTVAAIPFPAQSCTGLGLMRVSESLEITEFVEKPTDPKVIDGLKIPENIAGTLKTSNPKECCLASMGIYVFNRKTMIDALDNSMTDFGKEVIPSLLGSSKLRATIFEGYWEDIGTVKAFFDANLQLADPMPKFNFFSRGRPIFTRARYLPASKINRCSINHVIIGDGCIITDSYLKRCVIGIRSVLREGTRLENVIMMGADDFESAEDRRLNRELGRPDVGVGLNCEIKNAIIDKGARIGDNVKLNPEGKPDMYEKNGVFVRDGVVIVTKNTCVPANTVL; from the coding sequence ATGCAAAAGAAAGCAATCGCCGTCATTATGGGAGGGGGCCGTGGATCGCGACTCTATCCACTCACAAAAGAGCGCTGCAAGCCCGCGGTGCCGCTCGCTGGTAAGTACCGCTTGGTCGATATCCCCATCAGCAACTGCCTCAATTCCGGGATAAACAACATCTACCTGCTGACGCAGTTCAATACGGCATCGCTTCACCGCCACATCCAGGAGACCTATCGTTTCGATCCATTTGGAGGCGGTACCGTTGATATCCTCTCGGCTGAGCAGACGGAGAAAGGGGACAACTGGTATCAAGGAACAGCGGATGCGGTTCGCCAAAACATCCATCATTTCACGAACAGCGAATACGATTACGTGGTCATTCTTTCGGGAGACCAGCTTTACCGGATGGACTACGACAAGATCATCGCAGAGCACATCAAGAACGATGCGGAAGTGACTGTGGCTGCCATCCCGTTTCCGGCCCAGAGCTGCACCGGTTTGGGGCTGATGCGAGTGTCGGAGTCGCTGGAGATTACTGAGTTCGTGGAAAAGCCGACTGACCCGAAGGTGATCGATGGCTTGAAGATTCCGGAAAACATCGCGGGAACGCTCAAGACGAGCAATCCTAAGGAGTGTTGTTTGGCCTCCATGGGCATCTACGTTTTCAATCGGAAAACGATGATCGATGCCTTGGACAATTCGATGACCGACTTCGGCAAGGAAGTCATACCTTCCCTGCTTGGCTCGTCCAAGCTCAGGGCCACGATTTTCGAGGGCTACTGGGAAGATATCGGAACCGTGAAAGCATTTTTCGATGCGAATCTGCAGCTGGCGGATCCGATGCCGAAGTTCAACTTCTTCTCTCGCGGACGTCCCATTTTCACCCGCGCTCGCTACCTGCCTGCCAGCAAGATCAATCGTTGCTCGATCAATCACGTGATCATCGGCGACGGTTGCATCATCACGGACTCTTACCTCAAGCGCTGCGTGATTGGCATCCGTTCCGTGCTGCGTGAAGGAACGCGCTTGGAAAACGTGATAATGATGGGAGCCGACGACTTCGAGAGCGCCGAGGATCGCCGCCTCAATCGCGAGTTGGGCCGCCCGGACGTGGGGGTCGGCTTGAACTGCGAGATCAAGAACGCCATTATCGACAAGGGCGCTCGAATCGGAGACAACGTGAAGTTGAATCCCGAGGGCAAGCCGGACATGTATGAAAAGAACGGTGTTTTTGTGAGGGACGGCGTGGTGATTGTTACGAAGAACACCTGCGTCCCCGCGAACACTGTATTGTAA
- a CDS encoding universal stress protein, with protein sequence MSMKVLACIDGSQYSQSCCEYAAWVAQRMKAQIDVVYVTDLRQFEIPFVADLSGSLGLQPYQSIMGELQQLEEQKASLVLERAEDLVRKAGFEGEVSRIHKTGFLVDSLSELEETAELIVIGKRGENANFAAEHLGSTMERVVRASSKPCLVASRAFQPVDKVMLAYENVPSCNAAIDYFCNSIFFSDIELHLVSVSKKDDEAGVLSELKAAEDRLGSAGLKVNCQMLHGAVAPELSEYAKETGIGLLAMGAYGHSKIRHLIIGSTTTEILRDCRLPTLLFR encoded by the coding sequence ATGTCGATGAAGGTCCTCGCTTGCATAGACGGCTCCCAGTATTCTCAAAGCTGCTGCGAATACGCAGCGTGGGTGGCGCAGCGAATGAAGGCTCAGATCGACGTCGTTTACGTCACGGATCTGCGGCAGTTCGAAATTCCGTTTGTCGCGGATCTCAGTGGCAGCCTTGGCTTGCAGCCTTATCAGTCCATAATGGGAGAGCTGCAGCAGCTCGAAGAGCAGAAGGCGTCTCTCGTTCTCGAACGTGCGGAGGACCTGGTCAGGAAGGCAGGTTTCGAAGGGGAGGTCTCGCGAATCCATAAGACGGGCTTTCTCGTCGACTCGTTGAGCGAGTTGGAGGAGACCGCGGAACTCATCGTTATCGGCAAACGGGGCGAAAACGCGAATTTTGCGGCCGAGCATTTGGGTTCGACCATGGAGCGGGTCGTGCGCGCTTCGAGCAAGCCTTGTCTTGTCGCTTCCAGAGCCTTCCAGCCAGTGGACAAGGTTATGTTGGCCTACGAAAACGTGCCTAGTTGCAACGCAGCCATCGACTATTTTTGCAATTCGATCTTCTTCTCAGATATCGAGCTTCATCTGGTGAGCGTTTCGAAGAAAGACGACGAGGCGGGAGTGCTTAGCGAGCTCAAGGCAGCTGAGGATCGTCTCGGATCGGCAGGCCTCAAGGTAAACTGCCAGATGTTGCATGGGGCCGTGGCTCCGGAGTTGTCGGAGTATGCCAAGGAAACGGGTATCGGCTTGCTGGCTATGGGAGCCTATGGGCATTCCAAGATCAGGCATCTCATTATTGGGAGCACAACCACGGAAATTCTGCGGGATTGCCGCTTGCCGACGCTATTGTTCCGTTGA
- a CDS encoding response regulator, whose translation MRIQIRYCLMLVLGGVLMVAPIWIALAQVDAEAASVSEDANELVAAFNRRSQSVETASAGEALSIARAQLEAFASRAQSRTDFMGLSGLGVACFLSGLCVFALGLYGLLRFARSVDGDAERLKLLALGESGAAELGLESGARLQIFREIEKEFRLRMTQFDDWIERLNNDRTDALTELEKERFSLLERLSEKSKDARSAVDFSVKKGDFLATMSHEIRTPMNGVLAVADDLLSYDLDREISEKVEMIKLSGESLVRILDDVLDFSKIEAGKLDVKQQSFDFAFACNATYALFTALAKEKGLRYDIFIDPQVPQYLRGDSVRVRQVLANLLSNALKFTDEGGVTLTISKQTREREGLLMSVIDTGLGIDSDSFERLFEAFGQAETGLEEKGTGLGLAISKRLAGLMDGELTYRNNVPAGSVFDFWIPLIEGTPVEREVDLAQATATVENARILVVEDNRINQHVIESLLERAKHTVHLARNGLEALDLVDEFKFDLIFMDCLMPKLDGFETAKRIRSLPSDHVNRGVPIVALTANAFAHDRDLCFESGMNDFLAKPVKKETLLGAVNHYCSERPVAPKES comes from the coding sequence ATGCGAATCCAGATACGTTACTGCCTGATGCTTGTGTTGGGCGGCGTCTTGATGGTCGCTCCCATTTGGATCGCTCTGGCGCAGGTCGATGCGGAGGCGGCTTCGGTCTCTGAAGATGCCAATGAACTGGTCGCAGCCTTCAATCGCAGGAGCCAATCCGTTGAAACTGCATCTGCTGGTGAGGCTCTTTCCATTGCTCGAGCGCAGCTGGAGGCATTTGCTTCGCGCGCTCAATCGCGTACGGATTTCATGGGGCTTTCGGGGTTGGGAGTCGCCTGCTTTCTGAGCGGCCTGTGCGTGTTTGCTCTCGGATTGTATGGATTGCTCCGTTTCGCTCGATCGGTTGACGGGGATGCGGAAAGGCTAAAGCTGTTAGCCTTGGGCGAGTCCGGAGCCGCAGAGCTTGGTTTGGAGAGTGGGGCTCGGTTGCAAATCTTTCGAGAAATCGAGAAGGAGTTCAGGCTGAGGATGACACAGTTCGACGATTGGATAGAGAGGTTGAACAACGATCGGACGGACGCTCTTACCGAGTTGGAGAAGGAGCGTTTTTCCCTGCTTGAAAGACTCTCGGAAAAGTCGAAGGACGCTCGGTCTGCGGTTGATTTCAGCGTCAAGAAGGGCGACTTTCTTGCAACCATGTCCCACGAGATTCGCACTCCCATGAATGGAGTCTTGGCGGTGGCGGATGATCTGCTCAGCTACGATCTTGATCGAGAGATATCGGAGAAGGTCGAAATGATCAAGCTCTCGGGAGAGTCTCTTGTCAGGATCCTCGACGATGTGCTCGATTTTTCAAAAATCGAAGCAGGCAAGCTGGACGTGAAGCAGCAATCCTTCGACTTCGCTTTTGCTTGCAACGCGACCTACGCGCTCTTCACCGCGCTTGCGAAGGAAAAAGGGCTTCGCTACGACATCTTCATCGACCCGCAGGTGCCTCAGTACCTCCGTGGTGACTCTGTTCGTGTGAGGCAGGTATTGGCTAACTTGCTCAGCAATGCCCTGAAGTTCACCGATGAAGGGGGTGTTACTCTGACGATATCGAAGCAGACGAGGGAAAGGGAAGGTCTCCTGATGTCGGTGATAGATACCGGATTGGGGATTGATTCTGACTCGTTCGAACGGCTCTTCGAGGCGTTTGGTCAAGCGGAGACGGGACTCGAGGAGAAGGGCACTGGTCTGGGATTGGCGATTTCCAAGCGTCTTGCTGGCTTGATGGATGGTGAGCTTACCTATCGGAACAATGTGCCAGCAGGTTCTGTATTCGATTTTTGGATTCCCTTGATTGAAGGTACGCCTGTCGAGCGGGAGGTCGATCTTGCCCAGGCGACGGCGACGGTTGAGAATGCTAGGATCCTAGTGGTTGAGGACAACCGGATCAACCAGCATGTTATCGAGTCGCTGCTCGAGCGGGCGAAGCATACCGTGCATTTGGCGCGCAATGGTTTGGAAGCTTTGGACCTCGTGGATGAATTCAAATTCGACCTGATTTTTATGGATTGCCTCATGCCGAAGCTAGACGGGTTCGAGACGGCGAAACGTATTCGTTCCCTCCCCAGCGATCACGTGAACCGAGGTGTGCCTATCGTTGCCTTGACCGCGAACGCCTTCGCGCACGACCGGGATCTCTGCTTTGAGTCCGGTATGAACGACTTTCTCGCTAAACCGGTCAAGAAAGAGACCTTGCTCGGGGCGGTGAACCACTATTGCAGCGAGCGGCCCGTGGCGCCCAAGGAATCCTAG
- a CDS encoding acylphosphatase has product MNEPDSTFYLTAYFSGHVQGVGFRYSTAQLAKGYEVTGFVRNLADGRVELEIEGEKEECREMLASVVDELDAYVRKTESSEGRRAKSFTTFRIA; this is encoded by the coding sequence ATGAATGAGCCGGATTCCACATTCTATCTCACGGCCTACTTTTCAGGTCACGTCCAAGGGGTGGGCTTTCGCTACTCCACGGCTCAGCTTGCCAAGGGCTATGAAGTGACTGGCTTCGTGCGCAACTTGGCGGACGGACGCGTCGAACTGGAAATCGAAGGCGAGAAAGAGGAATGCCGAGAGATGCTGGCAAGCGTGGTGGACGAGCTGGATGCCTACGTGCGCAAGACGGAATCCTCGGAAGGACGTCGGGCCAAAAGCTTTACTACTTTCAGGATCGCTTAG
- a CDS encoding ABC transporter ATP-binding protein, which yields MNELGQAIQLKELTKDFPLMERGRYLRAVDSLSLEIPRNSVFGLLGPNGSGKSTTIRMLLGLSEPSKGEVRILGGSPKDPGIRRQVGYLPDAPYYHKFLTGKELLRFFGKLMGLSKVSLEQQSVELLGQFGLSDAMDRKLGSYSKGMLQRLGFAQALLGDPEILVLDEPTAGVDPVGAAEVGDFVRGLRERGKTVLLCSHLLTQVQDLCDAVGIMNKGRLLASGGIEQLLRPSENPRFSLEGLEESAQAEVARLVELKGGRMKPMGQDLESLFRELVSNDDERSKGQ from the coding sequence TTGAACGAGCTGGGGCAGGCAATTCAGCTCAAGGAGCTGACGAAAGACTTTCCCCTCATGGAAAGGGGGCGCTACTTGCGAGCGGTGGACTCTCTCAGTCTGGAGATTCCACGCAATTCCGTTTTCGGGCTGCTGGGCCCGAATGGCTCTGGGAAGAGCACGACGATCCGCATGCTGCTGGGGCTTAGCGAACCCTCCAAGGGTGAAGTTCGTATTCTAGGAGGTTCTCCAAAGGATCCGGGGATCCGCCGCCAAGTCGGTTATCTCCCGGATGCCCCATACTATCATAAATTTCTGACAGGAAAGGAGTTGCTCCGCTTTTTCGGTAAGCTCATGGGACTGTCGAAGGTTTCGCTCGAACAGCAGTCCGTTGAGCTTCTGGGGCAGTTCGGACTCTCGGATGCCATGGATAGAAAGCTGGGATCCTACTCGAAAGGGATGTTGCAGCGATTGGGCTTCGCTCAGGCGCTCCTAGGTGACCCTGAGATACTGGTGCTCGACGAGCCAACTGCCGGGGTCGATCCGGTGGGAGCGGCAGAAGTTGGGGATTTTGTGCGTGGCCTGCGGGAGCGTGGTAAAACAGTGCTTCTTTGTTCCCACCTTTTGACGCAGGTACAGGACTTGTGCGATGCCGTTGGCATTATGAACAAAGGCCGCCTCTTGGCCAGCGGCGGAATCGAGCAGCTGTTGCGCCCGAGCGAGAATCCTCGCTTTTCGCTTGAGGGGCTAGAGGAGTCTGCTCAGGCGGAAGTGGCGCGTTTGGTGGAACTGAAAGGCGGGCGAATGAAGCCGATGGGGCAAGATTTGGAGTCTTTGTTCCGCGAGCTTGTCAGCAACGACGACGAAAGGAGCAAGGGACAGTGA